The Vicia villosa cultivar HV-30 ecotype Madison, WI unplaced genomic scaffold, Vvil1.0 ctg.000163F_1_1, whole genome shotgun sequence DNA window gtcctctacaagcccctttggaacatatttttcctttggagattttatcttgatgatatggcctttgacaacAAACTGCTTTtagttgacctttgaaaaggacctataatcttttgtaccatatttctcaaatgaagcatttatggccttggcttgtgagagacaaagttgtaaaaaatccaatttccttcataataggctttgagtgagaaatttctgatactccatgtggaagttatgaccagtcaaagttgagttgactttctcctatgaaaaaccctaatttgaaccttttgaatttgttcatttctgagtttttattgatcaattatgatcaacctttgatcaaataatGGATGTAATCTTCcctacttgatgttgaccaaaagtcaggagttttgactgtactttgactatagttgacttgtaggtcaacatagtcgattattgatcatatgagccattgagtgagcaatccttgggattgaagcttgacttttgacatggagattctTTGATACATGTGAGACACCTTGGGATCCATTTGAGACCTTAGAAATTATAATTCCTTTGATAAAGCGCAAAACCCCAGTTTTggataggagagagtgacttgagaaaaccttagaaccttgagttattagagatgaaatgaggaaactttgattgaatataggagggcaaattttggggtatgacaaagagtAAGATACAAAAAGACATAAGGGGTCCCAGAATAGAAATGCAACAATTGCTCATGTTGGTTGAAGAATCAGGTTATGTTTACTGGAGTAGGAAAAAGGATGAGTCAAAAGTTGTTAGAGATATTTTTTGGGCTCATCCAGAATCAGTGAAGCTGTTGAATATGTTTCCTATTGTATTGATTATGGACTGcacatacaagacaaacaagtacagGCAACCGTTGTTTGAAATAGTTGGTATGACATCAACTAAATTAACATTTGTTGTTGCATTTGCCAATATGGAATTTGAGCAGACAGATACTTTTTGTTGGgtattggataagttgaaacagTTGTTTATCAAACAGGATGATTGTCCTCAAGTAATCTTGACTGATAGAGATCTTGCTTTAATGAAAGCCATTGAAACAATATTTCCAAAGACAACTAATTTGCTTTGCCGATTTCACATCAACAAAAACGTGAAATCAAAGTGTAAGGAACATGTTGTGGATGATATGCGAGAAACAGTGGAGAAAATGTGGTTTGAACTTACAAGGGCTAGTGATGAGATGGAGTACCATCAAAGGTTGAAACAACTTGAGGATGCATGTGTTGACTCTAAAGGTTTTATTGATTATGTGAATGACACATGGTTGACACCGCACAGACATCGATTTGTCGAAGCATGGATCAATCAAGTGTTACATTTGGGCAACACCACAACAAATAGGTATGTCTATGTGATTTTATCGACATTGTTTCTTTATCTTAATATTACAGataattagttgttttgttttatttaaagggTGGAGTCTGCGCATTGGAAACTTAAGCAAATGTTAGAGAATAGCTTAGGTGATTTATGCAAATGTTGGGAGGCTATGAATGACAATATCAAGATACAAGTGGGGAACATTAAAGCTTCATTTCAGAAGAGTTTTTATGAAGTTGAGCATGCACACACTAGTCCTTTTTATTCAAATTTGCGTGGTTCAGTATCAAGAGCTGCATTGAGGCAGATTGCTGAAGAGTGGTTGAGGATTGACATGGTAGGTACCGATACGCAAAAGTGCGGATGTACTCATAGAAAAGTATATGGGTTACCATGTGCTTGTGAGTTAGGGAGATATACATTGAGTGGTGATGCGATACCAATTGAGGCTATTCATATTCATTGGAGAAAACTAAATATGGAAGGAAatcaagatgtagatgcagatgatgGATTAGAAGTAGACATGACAAATGCAATCGATGAAATTTGGAAAAGGTGGAGGTCACTAGATGTTGTCTGAAAAAGAGCATTAAAAAGCAGAGTGTGTGAGATTGCTTATCCGACTACAACAAAGATGTGTCCACCGCctgaaaaaattaaaaccaaaggaGGGGTTAAGAAAAAAGGGAAGAGACCTGTGGGATATGATGTTTATCGTGATCCTTCAGGATATGAGTATGTTGATCAAGCACATTCGAGTTCGCAAAAATCTTCAAAGAGGTTATGTTCACAACTATCCCAAACctcaaaaaataaagaatttgatAAATACATTGTACAATTTCCAGATTACATCAGACCatttattgatgacattgttgatgTAAGAGATGATGGAAATTGTGGGTTTAGAGCCATTGCATCTTTGCATGGTTATGGCACAGATGGATGGTCAATGGTTCGTCGGGATTTGGAGAAAGAAATTATAGGTCCTAGAAGCAAGTTGTATGAGGATTTATTTGGTAAACGCCTTCCAACTGTGAGATCATCGTTGGTGATAGAAACTTTAGGACAACAGCCACCAAATAAATGGATGACGTTACCTGAGTTGGGCTATGTAATAGCTAATTGGTATAACGTTGTTCTCGTCTCTTTAGGTCACCCTAGTTTGAGTTACTTTCCTATGACGAGTGCACATTCACCTAATGCATCCATTTACTGCATCGGATTTGTTAATGGAAATCATTGGGTTCAAGTAATTAGTAACACAATTTTGGTACATTCAATCCCTATTTGACTTTTTctgatatttattttatgtgcAGGTAAACATGAATGAAGGATTCCTGTTGCCACCTGTCACAGCTGATTGGAAGAAATATCGCACAAAAGATGCAACATCTTGGATGGTAGGATTTGTCGGGCGGTTACAACATTGGCAACGGCTTACGCCTATACTGCCAAAATATGTCAGCTTAGTTTGATTTTATGATATTACAACATTGATACTATTTGGTTTGATTttatgatattggattttaatatgTTGACAAATGGATTATAAATAGTAAATCTCAAACTGTAAGTCTCATAATAATACATAAGTCTACAAGTCTCATGATAATACATAAGTCTCAAactaaaacataaatataaactTAAAATGTGACATCAATCAGACTCATTGTCATAAGTAATTGGACCTTCCCTAGGTAATGGTTCGCCCTGTGCAAGTCTGAGTGCTCTAAATATCTCCAGAAACTGATCGTCTTCAGGACGTGCCTGATGATGCTGTAAGTAATGATGAAGCTCATGAGATATATATGATAACCTTGGGTCTGACGGTCCTTCGTCATAGACAGGCACTAGTACCTCCATCGGCTGATCACCTCGTGGTGCTCTCAATAGAGGATGTGACACTGTATAATACCACGCCAAATAATCATCGTCTGTCTCATATGGTATGGTGGCAAACATAGTTGGGGGATCATCGTGGGATCGGATCACCTGCAACCCACTTTGCATATATGTAGCCCACTCAACATCCACATCAAGTGTGTCTACATTAGGAGGAGCAATCGGTATGTACTGTCTGTATCCAAACTGACGCATGCATTTGTCAGGTAAATATAGAACTACAGTACCATACCACTTCAAACCACCCCGGAACAAATAGCTATCATCAAAAGGACGGTGCGCCCTATGACCCTCAAAAGGGCGCCAGACGATATCGTGAGGGGTCAACTGATCTAACACAATTCGGATGTCAGCCACTTTTTGCGTCCCCTGCCTATATTCCCATTTCATCGCCCTAGCCATTAGACTATCAATGCCACATAACCCATAAGTACCTCTCTTTCCAACAGTTGGAAAATACTCGTGAATCCAACACTGTAACAAAACATTACTattataaattaaactaaattataataaactaaattaaactaaaaaattaataattaagtaTAACTAAATCATAAGTAAAATTTTGTACCTGAAGAAGAGAGGCATAACCGCCAAGCTGCTTGCACGAATAAAATGAAGCATCCCCTAATTATCTGTATAGAGTAACCAGTGCAGCTGCCCCCCAGCAATATCTTCCACAAGTATTCAAATCTCTCAACAGTGGTAGATATTTTGCCTCGACAAGAGTAAAAGTCTTGTCGGCAAGAATAGTGCAACCTAATAGCAACATCATGTATGCTCTCATAGCACCTGTAAAGTTATTTGCAGCTCTTTGTTGCTCAAAAACTTGCTTCAACCAATCCAATTTATAGTAGGGACCCCTTACGGAAGAAGCCTCCTCAGATGCTTCACTCAAAGAGACACCAAACAACTCAACAGCATTATGGATAGTATCATAATCGGTGACAACAAAATCGGGATCAACCAGCTCGCCCCTAATCGGTACATGAAGTAGACATGAAACATCATCTAGAGTGATGGTCATCTCGCCGAACGAGATATGAAATGATGATGTTTCAGGATGCCATCTCTCAACAAAAGCAGATAAAAGATGTGTATCTACCCTGGCCAAACTAGTATACTGCAAAGATGACAGACCAGATGCAACTAACCAATCATTCATCTGCCTTGGGAGCATTGCCGGAACTCATCCTATTAATTTGCTGCCATGTGCAGCAACCTTTAAGGTTGGATTTGGTCGTCTCTCctgaaaataatttgtaatatatgtgttaatatataagtacatataatttaaaattattcaacataaatttttaaattattgaaaCTAAAAGAAAACATTGGCGTACCTCGCCCAACCATAAATGACAGGCAACATGGTTCTGATATCTAATCAATAAAGAAGTATCAGTCGGTCCTCCGGGAAATCCCGGGTGCTGCGGACCAACCTCAGGTGCAGCTCCCTGCTGTCCCTCGCCATCAGCCTCTCGACGTTGTCTTCCTCTTTGACGCATTCCGTCGATCGCATCTCCTCTTCTTCGAACcactaaaaaaatacaaataaaatatagttaaaaattaaataaaatgttattaaaaattaaatataataataaaaaaaatcaaaaacggaaaaaaaaaagaatcggATACCCCAAGGGGGGTTATCCGGCTGAGAGATTGAAGAATTGGAAACCCCATTGTTGGGTTATCCGGCTGAGTAAATGAAGAACCGGAAACCCCATTGTTGGGTTATCCGGTTGGTAACAATAAGAACCGGAAACCCCAGCGCTGGGTTATCCGGCTAAGAAAAAAAACTCACTCTTTGTCAGAATGGAAGAACTGGAACTGGGAGCCTTGGGGTATCcggttttggaaaaaaaaaatctCTGGATTCACCTAGAAACGTAAATGGCTGAATgagtgaaaagaaaaaaatttgaaatttttactaTTTATACAGGGGTAAATTTGTCCGAAAATTTTTtttgtaggggtattgggataaatgtagggATACGGGGGTATAATTTTCAACTCGAATGCCTTAAAAGGCCTATATCGTAAGCCGATTTTTTATCCGAAAAGGTATAATAATAGTCATTCTAATATCGGGTGTCAAACATGCACAATTTCTTTCGAACCTTTCTGACGCGTGACTTATTCTTTGATATGGCGAGGCGTGTcactctatatatactctttcaaaaGACTATCACCAACTAATGTGGAATTTGGAATCTTTCCAATACACCCCTTGTGCCCAACACTCTTTGTGAGCTTGGTCTGTGGATTTAAACGATGGGCGCCCAAGGTCCGATCGataagctctgataccatgttaaaaatgtggttaggcctaactcaatccTACATAACTGGCTTGATGGGTGATGATTGCCCTCATTTATAAAGATATGTTCAGGTCTATATCAtatgatgtgggactcttaataAGCTTTAGTATTGGTAAATGGTAATGTGTACCTTTCTTTTGCCTCGTAGTAGATTCTAGTATTGGTCTTGTACAACATTTGTTTTCCTTTCTCTTCGTTGTGATTTGGTTATGTTTGATTTAGTTTGATGTGGttcaatttaaattgattatATTTGACGTTGTATTTCTATATAGTTTCTTCTTTTTAGATGTTTCTTCTTCTGCTTGATTTGGATTGGTCTCTCTCCTCTCTTGGATGTTTCACTTAAAAAATAGTCTAAAATTtggtaaattaaaaat harbors:
- the LOC131624807 gene encoding uncharacterized protein LOC131624807; its protein translation is MCPPPEKIKTKGGVKKKGKRPVGYDVYRDPSGYEYVDQAHSSSQKSSKRLCSQLSQTSKNKEFDKYIVQFPDYIRPFIDDIVDVRDDGNCGFRAIASLHGYGTDGWSMVRRDLEKEIIGPRSKLYEDLFGKRLPTVRSSLVIETLGQQPPNKWMTLPELGYVIANWYNVVLVSLGHPSLSYFPMTSAHSPNASIYCIGFVNGNHWVQVNMNEGFLLPPVTADWKKYRTKDATSWMVGFVGRLQHWQRLTPILPKYVSLV
- the LOC131624808 gene encoding protein MAIN-LIKE 1-like; the encoded protein is MLPRQMNDWLVASGLSSLQYTSLARVDTHLLSAFVERWHPETSSFHISFGEMTITLDDVSCLLHVPIRGELVDPDFVVTDYDTIHNAVELFGVSLSEASEEASSVRGPYYKLDWLKQVFEQQRAANNFTGAMRAYMMLLLGCTILADKTFTLVEAKYLPLLRDLNTCGRYCWGAAALCWIHEYFPTVGKRGTYGLCGIDSLMARAMKWEYRQGTQKVADIRIVLDQLTPHDIVWRPFEGHRAHRPFDDSYLFRGGLKWYGTVVLYLPDKCMRQFGYRQYIPIAPPNVDTLDVDVEWATYMQSGLQVIRSHDDPPTMFATIPYETDDDYLAWYYTVSHPLLRAPRGDQPMEVLVPVYDEGPSDPRLSYISHELHHYLQHHQARPEDDQFLEIFRALRLAQGEPLPREGPITYDNESD